Proteins from a genomic interval of Acidobacteriota bacterium:
- a CDS encoding PilN domain-containing protein, whose translation MIKINLIGESKRPAAVRKRKPLAASVNRENAASLLLLVGVIFGVVLLGLEYWVLHNTLDNRKEEAAVLQKEYEVLKPIIDEVNAFEAKNAELERKIEVIQNLKLSQIGPVRVMDHVSRALPELVWLSRMDVSRNNIRLVGSATNENAVANFIENLDRVEEFQEPSLNHMRESRGGLTTAGVTGALPSSQRS comes from the coding sequence ATGATCAAGATTAATCTGATCGGCGAAAGCAAACGGCCAGCGGCAGTCCGCAAGCGCAAGCCCCTCGCCGCCAGCGTCAACCGGGAGAATGCCGCTTCGCTGCTTCTGCTGGTAGGGGTGATCTTCGGTGTCGTGCTCCTCGGTCTCGAGTATTGGGTCCTCCACAACACCCTGGACAATCGCAAGGAAGAGGCCGCAGTACTCCAGAAGGAGTATGAGGTCCTCAAGCCGATCATCGACGAGGTCAACGCCTTCGAAGCGAAGAACGCTGAGCTCGAACGCAAGATCGAAGTCATCCAGAACTTGAAATTGAGCCAAATCGGGCCGGTACGGGTGATGGACCACGTCTCCCGGGCTTTGCCGGAGCTGGTGTGGCTCAGCCGCATGGACGTCAGTCGCAACAACATCCGTCTCGTGGGGTCCGCCACCAACGAGAACGCGGTGGCCAACTTCATCGAGAACTTGGATCGGGTCGAGGAGTTCCAAGAGCCCTCGCTGAATCACATGCGCGAGTCCCGAG